The following are encoded in a window of Amycolatopsis lexingtonensis genomic DNA:
- a CDS encoding aldehyde dehydrogenase family protein: MATRLCIDGQWTEAGGGALPTRDPATGRVIEEVGTASRSDVDAAVAAARRALTAPAWAGLLPVQRAALLFRLADLVERHHEELARLETLDQGQPIGVSRQVSVTGTAEHFRYFAGWVTKLQGTTNPVSFPDTLHYTRREPVGVNALITPWNFPLMILAWKLAPALATGNTVVIKPSEVTPLTSIRLVELVHEAGIPPGVVNLVTGDGAVGALLTEHADVDHVSYTGSTAVGKLITAASAASNLKRLTLELGGKAPSIIAADADIDAAVAGNLAGATLNTGQVCAAYTRFYVDRKREQEFVDKMARGLESLRLGPGTEETTQLGPLVSAKHREHVDFLVSTGREQGADLVTGGNPVDGDGYFYAPTLFAEVRDDMAIMREEIFGPVLAVTAYDDSDEPLHRANDTEYGLAATVWTRDLRTAQRYADGIRAGAVFVNMPPIPDMAAPWGGYKASGWGREMGPWALDAYTETKAVWLHYGG; this comes from the coding sequence ATGGCGACACGCCTCTGCATCGACGGACAGTGGACCGAAGCCGGCGGCGGCGCGCTCCCGACCCGCGATCCCGCCACCGGCCGGGTCATCGAAGAGGTCGGCACGGCTTCGCGGTCCGACGTCGACGCCGCCGTCGCGGCCGCCCGGCGCGCGCTCACCGCGCCCGCGTGGGCCGGGCTGCTCCCGGTGCAGCGCGCCGCGCTCCTGTTCCGGCTGGCCGACCTCGTCGAGCGGCACCACGAAGAACTGGCCCGCCTGGAGACGCTCGACCAGGGCCAGCCGATCGGGGTGTCCCGGCAGGTGAGCGTGACCGGCACGGCGGAGCACTTCCGCTACTTCGCCGGCTGGGTCACGAAATTGCAGGGCACCACGAACCCGGTGTCCTTCCCCGACACGCTGCACTACACCCGCCGCGAGCCGGTCGGGGTGAACGCGCTGATCACGCCGTGGAACTTCCCGCTGATGATCCTCGCCTGGAAGCTCGCGCCGGCGCTGGCGACCGGCAACACGGTGGTGATCAAGCCCAGCGAGGTCACGCCGCTGACCAGCATCCGGCTGGTCGAACTGGTCCACGAAGCCGGGATCCCGCCCGGCGTGGTCAACCTCGTCACCGGCGACGGCGCGGTCGGGGCCCTGCTGACCGAGCACGCGGACGTCGACCACGTCTCCTACACCGGGTCCACCGCCGTCGGGAAGCTGATCACCGCGGCGAGCGCGGCGTCCAACCTCAAGCGGCTCACCCTCGAACTCGGCGGGAAGGCCCCGAGCATCATCGCGGCCGACGCCGACATCGACGCCGCCGTCGCGGGCAACCTCGCCGGGGCGACGCTCAACACCGGCCAGGTGTGCGCGGCCTACACGCGCTTCTACGTCGACCGCAAGCGCGAGCAGGAGTTCGTGGACAAAATGGCGCGCGGCCTGGAAAGCCTGCGGCTCGGGCCGGGCACCGAGGAGACCACGCAGCTCGGCCCGCTGGTGTCGGCCAAGCACCGCGAACACGTCGACTTCCTCGTCAGCACCGGCCGTGAGCAAGGCGCCGACCTGGTCACCGGCGGGAACCCGGTCGACGGCGACGGCTACTTCTACGCCCCGACACTGTTCGCCGAAGTGCGCGACGACATGGCAATCATGCGCGAAGAGATCTTCGGCCCGGTCCTGGCCGTGACGGCCTACGACGACAGCGACGAGCCGCTACACCGCGCCAACGACACCGAATACGGCCTCGCCGCCACGGTGTGGACCCGCGACCTGCGCACGGCCCAGCGCTACGCCGACGGCATCCGGGCCGGCGCGGTCTTCGTCAACATGCCGCCGATCCCGGACATGGCGGCGCCGTGGGGTGGCTACAAGGCGTCCGGCTGGGGTCGCGAAATGGGCCCCTGGGCGCTCGACGCGTACACCGAGACGAAGGCCGTCTGGCTGCACTACGGCGGGTGA
- a CDS encoding GntR family transcriptional regulator: MARETVNGTAMSKSRIAYEWIKARIADGTFSPGYRLVLGQLAQELGVSVVPIREAIRLLEAEGLVTFERNVGAQVAMVDESEYQHTMQTLALVEGYAAALAAPVLPPGALAEARALNAELADCLGHFEPARFTGLNRDFHTVLFGACPNPQVLDLVRRGWDRLSGLRTSTFSFVPGRARESVAEHEAILALLENGAPAAEVEQAVRAHRLATLDAFLAHRRH, encoded by the coding sequence ATGGCTCGCGAAACGGTGAACGGCACCGCGATGAGCAAGTCGCGGATCGCCTACGAATGGATCAAGGCCCGGATCGCCGACGGCACCTTCTCCCCCGGCTACCGGCTCGTCCTCGGCCAGCTCGCCCAAGAGCTCGGCGTCAGCGTCGTCCCGATCCGCGAGGCGATCCGGCTGCTGGAAGCCGAAGGGCTGGTGACGTTCGAGCGCAACGTCGGCGCGCAGGTCGCGATGGTCGACGAAAGCGAGTACCAGCACACGATGCAGACCCTCGCGCTGGTCGAGGGCTACGCCGCCGCACTCGCCGCGCCCGTCCTCCCGCCCGGCGCGCTGGCCGAAGCCCGTGCACTCAACGCCGAGCTGGCGGACTGCCTCGGGCACTTCGAACCGGCCCGGTTCACCGGGCTCAACCGCGACTTCCACACCGTGCTGTTCGGCGCCTGCCCGAACCCACAGGTCCTCGACCTGGTCCGGCGCGGCTGGGACCGGCTGAGCGGCCTGCGCACCTCGACGTTCAGCTTCGTGCCCGGCCGGGCCCGCGAGTCGGTCGCCGAGCACGAAGCCATCCTCGCCCTGCTCGAGAACGGCGCTCCCGCCGCCGAAGTCGAACAGGCCGTCCGCGCCCACCGGCTGGCCACCCTGGACGCGTTCCTCGCCCACCGCCGCCACTGA
- a CDS encoding fumarylacetoacetate hydrolase family protein, which translates to MTTLPQRPGKIIALHLNYRSRAAQRGRVPEQPSYFLKPPTSVAASGTALERPAGTELLGFEGEIALVIGRTARRVTPAEGWSYVGGVTAANDFGVYDLRYADKGSNLRSKGGDGFTPLGPAVLPAADVDPAALRLRTWLNGELVQQDSTGDLLFDFGRLVADLSQLITLEPGDVVLTGTPAGASVAIPGDVVEVEVDCDGHTTGRLVTPIADGTVPFGPYGALPRVDEQQRADAYGAAEPGFELTPELREKIESVGTATLSAQLRKRGYNAVSIDGLTSTRPGTRLTGRARTLRYLPYREDLFKSRGGGYNAQKRAIDALGPGDVLVMEARGERGTGTVGDILALRAQVRGAAGIVTDGGVRDLAAVSALDIPTYHAGPHPAVLGRRHVPWDVDVAIACGGAAVCPGDVIVGDGDGVLVIPPDLVEEVVDAAIEQELQETFIAEQVAAGERVEGLYPMDEHWRGRYAAWLAKR; encoded by the coding sequence ATGACGACCCTTCCGCAGCGGCCCGGCAAGATCATCGCGCTGCACCTCAACTACCGCTCCCGCGCCGCCCAGCGCGGCCGGGTGCCGGAGCAGCCGTCGTACTTCCTCAAGCCGCCGACGTCCGTGGCGGCGAGCGGAACCGCGCTCGAGCGCCCGGCGGGGACCGAGCTGCTGGGCTTCGAAGGCGAGATCGCGCTGGTCATCGGCCGCACCGCCCGCCGCGTCACGCCCGCGGAAGGCTGGTCGTACGTCGGCGGTGTCACCGCGGCCAACGACTTCGGCGTCTACGACCTCCGCTACGCCGACAAGGGCAGCAACCTGCGCTCGAAGGGCGGCGACGGCTTCACCCCGCTCGGCCCCGCGGTCCTGCCCGCCGCCGACGTCGACCCGGCCGCGCTGCGGCTGCGGACCTGGCTCAACGGCGAACTGGTCCAACAGGACTCCACCGGCGACCTGCTCTTCGATTTCGGGCGGCTGGTCGCGGACCTTTCGCAGCTGATCACCCTCGAACCCGGCGACGTCGTCCTGACCGGCACCCCCGCGGGCGCGTCGGTCGCCATCCCCGGCGACGTCGTCGAGGTCGAGGTCGACTGCGACGGGCACACCACCGGGCGGCTCGTCACCCCGATCGCCGACGGGACCGTCCCCTTCGGACCGTACGGCGCCCTCCCCCGCGTGGACGAGCAGCAGCGGGCGGACGCGTACGGCGCCGCCGAGCCGGGCTTCGAGCTGACGCCGGAGCTGCGCGAGAAGATCGAATCCGTCGGCACCGCGACGCTGTCCGCGCAGCTGCGCAAGCGCGGCTACAACGCCGTGTCGATCGACGGGCTGACCTCGACCCGCCCGGGCACCCGGCTGACCGGCCGCGCGCGGACCCTGCGGTACCTGCCCTACCGCGAGGACCTGTTCAAGTCCCGCGGCGGCGGCTACAACGCGCAGAAGCGCGCGATCGACGCGCTCGGCCCCGGCGACGTCCTCGTCATGGAGGCCCGCGGCGAACGCGGCACCGGCACCGTCGGCGACATCCTCGCGCTGCGGGCGCAGGTGCGCGGCGCGGCCGGGATCGTCACCGACGGCGGGGTGCGCGACCTCGCCGCGGTGTCCGCTTTGGACATTCCGACCTACCACGCGGGCCCGCACCCGGCGGTGCTCGGCCGCCGGCACGTGCCGTGGGACGTCGACGTCGCGATCGCCTGCGGTGGCGCGGCCGTCTGCCCCGGCGACGTCATCGTCGGCGACGGCGACGGCGTCCTGGTCATCCCGCCGGACCTGGTCGAGGAGGTCGTCGACGCGGCGATCGAGCAGGAACTCCAGGAGACGTTCATCGCCGAGCAGGTCGCCGCCGGCGAACGCGTCGAGGGCCTCTACCCGATGGACGAGCACTGGCGCGGGAGGTACGCCGCATGGCTCGCGAAACGGTGA
- a CDS encoding GMC family oxidoreductase — protein MDVIVVGAGSAGSVVARRLVDAGAAVTLLEAGGEDVNPAIHDPARAGELWHGPEDWDLYTVPQEHAAHRRLHLPRGKVLGGSHALNAMIWVRGAPADYDGWGLPGWTWADVEPVFDRIEKDLLDVVPNEPLHPIQRSIVDACRSVGLPFNADYNSGTLDGVSVERITLRGGRRFNTWHAYGAPVAARMTVHTGALVHRLRFSGTRVTGVEVSLDGVPRELSADLVVLAAGALASPAILLRSGVGPADELAGLGIDVVADLPGVGRNLHDHLLSPVIFSTSREVSPSPGRPVTQVHWFWRSRDGLAVPDTQPICFSVPMYEPWMSGPPTGFSLMAGMVSPESRGSLRLAPDGSPLIDLAALSAPADFESLAASVGQCLEVGQAPALAEEWGARPRYPAPGDDVREYVRRTAITYHHQVGTCRMGTGPESVVDPRLAVHGLDGLVVADASVLPRVTTGNTNAPAVLVGEQAARFILGS, from the coding sequence ATGGACGTGATCGTGGTGGGCGCCGGCTCGGCCGGTTCGGTGGTGGCGCGGCGGCTGGTCGACGCGGGCGCGGCGGTGACGCTGCTGGAGGCGGGTGGCGAGGACGTCAACCCGGCGATCCATGACCCGGCACGGGCGGGGGAGCTGTGGCACGGGCCGGAGGACTGGGACCTGTACACGGTTCCGCAGGAGCACGCGGCCCACCGGCGGCTGCACCTGCCGCGGGGCAAGGTCCTCGGCGGCTCGCACGCGCTCAACGCGATGATCTGGGTCCGCGGCGCGCCCGCCGACTACGACGGCTGGGGCTTGCCCGGCTGGACCTGGGCCGACGTCGAGCCGGTGTTCGACCGGATCGAAAAGGACCTGCTCGACGTCGTCCCGAACGAGCCGCTGCACCCGATCCAGCGGTCCATAGTGGACGCTTGCCGCTCGGTGGGCTTGCCGTTCAACGCGGACTACAACAGCGGGACGTTGGACGGGGTGTCCGTCGAGCGGATCACCCTGCGGGGCGGACGGAGGTTCAATACCTGGCACGCTTACGGCGCACCGGTTGCCGCGCGGATGACCGTCCACACGGGAGCCTTGGTGCACCGGCTGCGGTTCTCCGGAACCCGCGTGACCGGCGTCGAAGTCTCCCTCGATGGGGTGCCGCGGGAGCTTTCGGCCGATCTGGTGGTGCTCGCGGCGGGTGCGCTGGCCTCTCCGGCGATCCTGCTGCGCAGCGGCGTCGGCCCCGCGGACGAGCTGGCCGGGCTCGGCATCGACGTCGTCGCGGACCTGCCCGGCGTCGGGCGCAACCTGCACGATCACCTGCTCTCCCCGGTGATCTTCTCGACTTCCCGCGAGGTCTCGCCGTCGCCGGGCCGGCCGGTGACGCAGGTGCACTGGTTCTGGCGCAGCCGGGACGGGCTCGCGGTGCCGGACACCCAGCCGATCTGCTTCAGCGTGCCGATGTACGAGCCGTGGATGTCCGGGCCGCCGACGGGCTTTTCGCTGATGGCCGGGATGGTGTCGCCGGAGAGCCGGGGCAGCCTGCGCCTGGCGCCGGACGGCTCGCCGCTGATCGACCTCGCGGCCCTCTCGGCGCCGGCGGACTTCGAGAGCTTGGCGGCTTCGGTCGGGCAGTGCCTCGAGGTCGGCCAGGCCCCGGCGCTGGCGGAGGAGTGGGGCGCGCGCCCGCGGTACCCGGCGCCGGGCGACGACGTCCGGGAGTACGTCCGGCGGACCGCGATCACGTACCACCACCAGGTCGGCACCTGCCGGATGGGCACCGGACCGGAGTCGGTGGTGGACCCTCGGCTGGCGGTGCACGGTCTCGACGGGCTGGTCGTCGCGGACGCGTCGGTGCTGCCCCGGGTGACCACGGGCAACACCAACGCGCCGGCGGTGCTCGTCGGCGAGCAGGCCGCTCGGTTCATTCTCGGGAGCTGA
- a CDS encoding amidohydrolase produces the protein MEEKVQVREETMTAQRIHPADLVVHGGVVHTFDSAGTVAGGLAVRGGRVSAVGDDLTAHIGPGTEVLDLAGRAVLPGINDTHLHATWLGARWPHPLLGAPHEETPVVTAEDRRAAILRAGDVCAALGITSYTEPGLGPGETGCFSADVLAEYANLRREGRLRARVTVLRLFGLLDGASSLPDFARGLGTPVPATDQEWLAVPGVKIFADGIPPMRTAWTHHCYADGTHGALLVDGPGDAERAANLAAMISLAHQAGLVVGVHATGERSIETVLAELREGDHLVHGDLVTPAQLRRMAERGVGLTTQPAIATAMRPMVATALGDDVAAKAWPLREILDLGVRLTLSSDAPVVTPDWRVHLAAAGELLGARGATPELTARLLRCYTTDAAVQDGSAAWKGALEPGMVADFCVLAADPLGVALADLPSVTVELTVTGGRIVHKG, from the coding sequence GTGGAAGAAAAAGTCCAGGTCCGGGAGGAAACCATGACGGCGCAACGCATCCATCCCGCGGATCTGGTGGTCCACGGCGGGGTGGTGCACACCTTCGATTCCGCCGGCACAGTGGCGGGCGGTCTCGCCGTCCGGGGCGGGCGCGTCAGCGCGGTGGGCGACGACCTGACCGCCCACATCGGACCGGGCACCGAAGTCCTCGACCTCGCCGGGCGCGCGGTCCTGCCCGGCATCAACGACACCCACCTGCACGCGACCTGGCTCGGCGCCCGCTGGCCGCACCCGCTCCTCGGCGCGCCGCACGAGGAAACCCCGGTGGTCACCGCCGAAGACCGGCGGGCGGCGATCCTGCGCGCCGGGGACGTCTGCGCGGCGCTCGGCATCACCAGCTACACCGAACCCGGGCTCGGCCCCGGCGAGACCGGGTGCTTCTCGGCGGATGTCCTGGCGGAGTACGCGAACCTGCGCCGGGAGGGACGGCTGCGGGCGCGGGTCACCGTGCTGCGGCTGTTCGGTCTCCTGGACGGCGCCAGCTCGTTGCCGGACTTCGCCCGCGGCCTCGGCACGCCGGTCCCGGCGACCGACCAGGAGTGGCTGGCCGTCCCCGGCGTCAAGATCTTCGCCGACGGCATCCCGCCGATGCGCACCGCGTGGACCCACCACTGCTACGCCGACGGCACCCACGGCGCACTGCTCGTCGACGGACCCGGCGACGCCGAACGCGCGGCCAACCTGGCGGCGATGATCTCCCTGGCGCACCAAGCGGGTCTGGTCGTCGGCGTGCACGCGACCGGGGAACGCAGCATCGAAACCGTCCTCGCGGAACTGCGGGAAGGCGACCACCTCGTGCACGGCGACCTCGTCACCCCGGCGCAGCTGCGGCGGATGGCCGAGCGCGGCGTCGGGCTGACCACGCAACCCGCGATCGCCACCGCCATGCGGCCGATGGTCGCCACCGCGCTCGGCGACGACGTCGCGGCGAAGGCGTGGCCGCTGCGGGAAATCCTGGACCTCGGCGTCCGGCTCACGCTGAGCAGTGACGCGCCGGTGGTCACGCCGGACTGGCGCGTCCACCTCGCCGCGGCGGGGGAGTTGCTGGGCGCCCGGGGTGCCACGCCCGAGCTGACCGCGCGGCTGCTGCGTTGCTACACGACCGACGCCGCGGTTCAGGACGGATCCGCCGCCTGGAAGGGCGCTCTCGAACCCGGGATGGTGGCCGACTTCTGCGTCCTGGCGGCCGACCCGCTGGGCGTCGCCCTGGCGGACCTGCCGTCGGTCACCGTCGAGCTGACCGTGACCGGCGGCCGGATCGTCCACAAGGGATAG
- a CDS encoding zinc-binding dehydrogenase: protein MPTHTEAAVLTGHRAPLELRELPLPADPEPGAALVRLTCTTLCGTDVHLWSGEMSVPGMLPMVLGHEMVGEVVATGPGTTDTLGRDLKPGDRIGWSESTCGKCHGCTILREPVACERRGYGFLQRADRFPYATGGLARYCYVTPGAAKLLLPDDVEDTWASMSGCAGKTVLRAVARSGGIRPNATVVVQGAGALGVFATAVARLCGAGVVITVGGPASRLAAAERFGATATVPVESTSEERIEQVRELTGGRGADHVFDFAGGPTIGEEAVAFAAQRGTVAIVGSTGPVPSPVPLGTVMGKELTIAGSLNGDIADYHRSVEFFRAFAGRMPWHELFSAPVGLAGASAAVESMSRLGELKAVIDPRLP, encoded by the coding sequence CTGCCCACCCACACGGAGGCCGCCGTTCTCACCGGCCACCGCGCGCCCCTCGAACTGCGCGAACTCCCCCTGCCGGCGGATCCGGAACCCGGCGCCGCGCTCGTCCGGCTCACCTGCACCACGTTGTGCGGCACCGACGTCCACCTCTGGTCGGGGGAAATGAGCGTCCCCGGCATGCTGCCGATGGTGCTGGGTCACGAAATGGTCGGCGAAGTCGTCGCCACCGGACCCGGCACCACCGACACCCTCGGCCGCGACCTCAAGCCCGGCGACCGCATCGGCTGGTCCGAGTCCACGTGCGGGAAGTGCCACGGCTGCACGATCCTGCGCGAGCCGGTCGCGTGCGAGCGCCGCGGTTACGGCTTCCTCCAGCGCGCGGACCGGTTCCCGTACGCGACCGGCGGCCTGGCCCGCTACTGCTACGTCACGCCCGGCGCGGCGAAGCTGCTGCTCCCGGACGACGTCGAGGACACGTGGGCGTCGATGTCCGGCTGCGCGGGCAAGACCGTGCTGCGCGCGGTCGCCCGCTCCGGCGGCATCCGTCCGAACGCGACAGTCGTGGTCCAGGGCGCGGGCGCGCTCGGCGTGTTCGCCACGGCGGTCGCGCGGCTGTGCGGCGCCGGGGTGGTGATCACCGTCGGCGGCCCGGCATCGCGTCTGGCGGCGGCCGAGCGGTTCGGGGCCACGGCGACCGTACCCGTCGAGTCCACTTCGGAGGAACGCATCGAGCAGGTCCGCGAACTCACCGGGGGCCGCGGCGCCGACCACGTCTTCGACTTCGCGGGCGGCCCGACGATCGGCGAGGAGGCCGTCGCGTTCGCCGCCCAGCGCGGGACGGTCGCGATCGTCGGCTCAACCGGCCCGGTGCCGTCCCCCGTGCCGCTGGGCACGGTGATGGGCAAGGAGCTCACCATCGCCGGATCCCTCAACGGCGACATCGCCGACTACCACCGCTCGGTCGAGTTCTTCCGCGCCTTCGCCGGCCGGATGCCGTGGCACGAGCTGTTCAGCGCGCCGGTCGGGCTGGCCGGCGCGTCCGCCGCCGTCGAGTCGATGTCCCGGCTCGGCGAGCTCAAAGCCGTCATCGACCCCCGACTGCCCTAG
- the dapA gene encoding 4-hydroxy-tetrahydrodipicolinate synthase, translating to MRFRSDPQAVRGSIAPLMTPFTAEGAVDHAGLENLVRWQLASGSHGISIGGSTGEPGSQTVAERAEAIRTVAAVVADRVPFVPGTGSAKLDETLELTALAQDAGIDAALVITPYYARPTQDALFVWYRTVCREFPDLPIVAYNVPSRTAVDLAPETVARLFRSCENFVGIKETTKDFEHFSRVLHLCGRSLLVWSGIELLCLPLLALGGAGFVSATANIAPAACSEMFTAWQSGDHERAREIHYGLHPLVDLLFVETNPAPGKWVLEQRGLIASGHVRPPLITPTESGVARIKDLMAEGAPYLSPVEGFTVEGKQ from the coding sequence ATGCGATTCCGCTCCGATCCCCAGGCCGTCCGCGGGTCGATCGCGCCGCTGATGACGCCGTTCACCGCCGAGGGGGCCGTCGATCACGCCGGTCTCGAGAACCTCGTGCGCTGGCAGCTCGCCTCTGGCTCGCACGGCATCTCGATCGGCGGCTCCACCGGCGAACCCGGTTCGCAGACCGTCGCCGAACGCGCCGAGGCCATCCGCACGGTGGCCGCCGTGGTGGCCGACCGCGTCCCGTTCGTGCCCGGCACAGGCTCGGCGAAGCTCGACGAAACGCTCGAGCTGACGGCGCTCGCGCAGGACGCGGGGATCGACGCCGCGCTCGTCATCACGCCGTACTACGCGCGGCCGACGCAGGACGCGCTGTTCGTCTGGTACCGCACGGTCTGCCGGGAGTTCCCGGACCTGCCGATCGTCGCCTACAACGTGCCGAGCCGCACCGCGGTCGACCTCGCGCCGGAAACGGTCGCGCGGCTGTTCCGCTCGTGCGAAAACTTCGTCGGGATCAAGGAGACGACGAAGGACTTCGAGCACTTCTCCCGCGTGCTGCACCTGTGCGGCCGGAGCCTGCTGGTGTGGTCCGGGATCGAGCTGCTGTGCCTGCCGCTGCTGGCCCTCGGCGGCGCCGGGTTCGTCAGCGCGACGGCCAACATCGCCCCGGCCGCCTGTTCGGAGATGTTCACGGCGTGGCAGTCCGGCGACCACGAGCGGGCACGGGAAATCCACTACGGCCTGCACCCGCTCGTCGACCTGCTGTTCGTCGAAACCAACCCGGCGCCCGGGAAGTGGGTGCTCGAACAGCGCGGGCTGATCGCGTCCGGGCACGTGCGGCCGCCGCTGATCACGCCGACCGAGTCCGGCGTCGCCCGGATCAAGGACCTGATGGCCGAAGGCGCTCCCTACCTCAGCCCGGTCGAGGGCTTCACCGTGGAAGGAAAGCAATGA
- a CDS encoding aldo/keto reductase yields MRIPQRRIGRDGPATGVLSLGSWHTFDRMDFREAVSLLQRAIDAGITLFDVGVYGLPGAPPVFTDVLFSAMVRAAGLRREDYLLSAKLWLEGYPEHSLRAQLENAFFRAGVSHADLVILGDLRRDDTDLHALVTDLAALRSAGLIGQWGVNNWSASAIKAVHDFAAADGVPGPAIAQLKYSVARRSIPDGAPFASVFGELGVSLQASDVFEGGILLGKGGRQVGRDPGDVRQRIADSAADLAKAAESVGATPAQLCLAFTLTHPANTTTLFGATSVKQLEDNLAAVSLVERVGAAELRALVEPFWADRGVVDPEGP; encoded by the coding sequence GTGCGCATCCCCCAGCGCCGCATCGGCCGCGACGGGCCGGCCACCGGCGTCCTGTCCCTCGGCTCCTGGCACACGTTCGACCGGATGGACTTCCGCGAAGCGGTATCGTTGCTGCAGAGGGCGATCGACGCCGGGATCACCCTGTTCGACGTCGGCGTCTACGGCCTCCCCGGCGCCCCGCCGGTGTTCACCGACGTGCTGTTCTCGGCGATGGTCCGTGCCGCGGGCCTGCGCCGGGAGGACTACCTGCTGTCCGCGAAGCTGTGGCTGGAGGGCTATCCGGAGCACAGCCTGCGCGCGCAGCTGGAGAACGCTTTCTTCCGCGCCGGCGTCTCGCACGCCGATCTGGTGATCCTCGGCGACCTCCGCCGTGACGACACCGACCTCCATGCGCTCGTCACGGACCTCGCGGCACTGCGCTCGGCGGGCCTGATCGGGCAGTGGGGCGTCAACAACTGGTCGGCTTCGGCGATCAAGGCGGTCCACGACTTCGCCGCCGCCGACGGCGTCCCCGGTCCGGCGATCGCCCAGCTGAAGTACAGCGTGGCGCGACGGTCCATTCCGGACGGTGCTCCGTTCGCTTCGGTATTCGGCGAACTCGGCGTCTCGCTCCAGGCGTCCGACGTGTTCGAGGGCGGGATCCTGCTCGGGAAGGGCGGCCGCCAGGTCGGCCGGGACCCCGGGGACGTCCGGCAGCGGATCGCGGACTCGGCCGCGGACCTCGCGAAGGCGGCCGAGAGCGTCGGGGCGACGCCGGCCCAGCTGTGCCTGGCGTTCACCCTCACGCACCCGGCGAACACGACGACGTTGTTCGGTGCCACCAGCGTCAAGCAGCTCGAAGACAACCTGGCGGCGGTCTCGCTGGTCGAGCGCGTCGGTGCGGCGGAACTGCGCGCGCTGGTGGAGCCGTTCTGGGCCGACCGCGGCGTCGTCGATCCGGAGGGCCCGTGA
- a CDS encoding alpha/beta hydrolase yields the protein MIELSAETLAEVRASLRNLTPEEAIGDRDIVWSDHVLDGGVGVTVLRPRHARPDAPGLYSIHGGGMVLDDRFADLPRLVPLIEEFGFVCATVEYRLAPEHPHPAPLEDCYAGLVWFAETFGFERLIVGGGSAGGGLSAGVALLARDRGGPALTGQLLLCPMLDDRTSADLPDLVWTREANDFGWRSLLAGQTSPYAAPARMADLSGLPPAFVEVGGAELFRDEDVAYAQRLAQAGVPTELHVWAGAHHGFDRFAPEAEVTRAALAARSSWFRRVLQTREVVGENAADASRATCLE from the coding sequence GTGATCGAGCTGTCCGCCGAAACCCTGGCCGAAGTCCGCGCGTCGCTGCGCAACCTCACCCCGGAGGAGGCGATCGGCGACCGCGACATCGTGTGGTCGGACCACGTCCTCGACGGCGGCGTGGGCGTCACGGTCCTGCGCCCCCGGCACGCGCGGCCGGACGCGCCCGGGCTGTACAGCATCCACGGCGGCGGCATGGTGCTGGACGACCGCTTCGCCGACCTGCCGCGGCTGGTGCCGCTGATCGAAGAGTTCGGGTTCGTCTGCGCGACCGTCGAGTACCGGCTCGCGCCCGAGCACCCCCACCCCGCGCCGCTCGAAGACTGCTACGCCGGTCTGGTGTGGTTCGCGGAGACGTTCGGCTTCGAGCGGCTGATCGTGGGCGGAGGTAGCGCGGGCGGCGGGCTGAGCGCGGGAGTCGCGCTGCTCGCGCGCGACCGGGGTGGGCCGGCGCTGACCGGGCAGCTGCTGCTGTGCCCGATGCTCGACGACCGGACGTCGGCGGACCTTCCGGACCTGGTGTGGACACGGGAGGCCAACGACTTCGGCTGGCGCAGCCTCCTCGCCGGGCAGACCTCGCCGTACGCGGCCCCGGCGCGCATGGCCGATCTCAGCGGCCTACCCCCGGCGTTCGTCGAGGTCGGCGGGGCGGAGCTGTTCCGCGACGAGGACGTGGCGTACGCCCAGCGGCTCGCCCAGGCGGGAGTCCCGACCGAGCTGCACGTCTGGGCGGGCGCGCACCACGGCTTCGACCGCTTCGCCCCGGAGGCGGAGGTGACCCGGGCGGCTCTGGCGGCGCGGTCCTCGTGGTTCCGCCGGGTGCTCCAGACACGGGAGGTCGTGGGTGAAAACGCGGCCGACGCATCCCGGGCGACGTGTCTTGAATGA